Proteins from one Candidatus Binatia bacterium genomic window:
- a CDS encoding M1 family aminopeptidase yields the protein MRDETNEHQPFALPGARPQFGPDKVVAVEHIDLHLTPNFADESLDGVCTMTVRAFDEAVPRLLLDAVDLEVSRVERRSGEAHAASELRATPRQGKLEIDFEPPIAAGESATFAVRYRVVKPRHGLFFVKPTAEHPEKIAHVWTQSQDQYARYWFPCIDYPDEKQPTSTTIVAPKGMFALGNGEMVERRDEDGHTIFRYRQDIPHSTYLMTMVVGPFAEVASGKAGRNGVPVYYYVLPGRESDGERSFGPTPKMLELFERRIGTAYPYARYSQIAVTDFIFGGMENTTATTQTDRTLHDETAHIDFSSDPLVSHELAHQWFGDLLTCRDWAHAWLNEGFATFMEAVWREADLGYDEYVYDIFECLTAYLREDSERYRRPIVCNMFRDPIEIFDRHLYQKSAAVLHMLRGELGDSRFWRAVAQYVRDNAQRNVETIDFVRAIEDATGRNLRGFFSQWIYRGGHPKLEVRASWDAARRLATVTIDQTQTIDAEHPPYEFDVEIALAPAERAQERRVRARIERQHETIAVPLDFEPKLVRFDPGAFVLADVTYQLGVDFAATALRDDPNVVARIRAARELAQDGGRVAREALARFFESEPFWGALAEAAAAIGATRAPWVRAMLITALSHRHPKVARAAAEALGNFRDADAASALVATAANHASYFVRSSALMALGKTRDPRAFDVLRSAVTQRTWNGAVESGAVRGLAELSDARALPIVLEALRPGESDGLRRAATSALGRIGALVEDERTRVADELEQRLDDASFPVAVEAIATAEKLGDARLLPALDRLSTQAFDGRLRREAMEAAIRIRKGAKVPAQVTALRDDIDELRQEQRRLQEQISTAARP from the coding sequence ATGCGCGACGAGACGAACGAACATCAGCCTTTCGCGCTGCCCGGCGCGCGTCCTCAGTTTGGCCCCGACAAAGTCGTCGCGGTCGAGCACATCGACCTCCACCTGACGCCCAACTTCGCCGACGAGTCGCTCGACGGTGTCTGCACGATGACCGTGCGGGCGTTCGACGAAGCCGTGCCGCGCCTGCTCCTCGACGCGGTGGATCTGGAAGTGTCGCGAGTCGAGCGGCGCTCCGGCGAGGCGCACGCAGCGAGCGAGCTGCGGGCCACCCCGCGGCAGGGAAAGCTCGAGATCGACTTCGAGCCGCCGATCGCAGCCGGAGAGAGCGCGACGTTCGCCGTGCGGTATCGCGTCGTGAAGCCGCGCCACGGGCTGTTCTTCGTCAAGCCGACGGCGGAGCACCCCGAGAAAATCGCCCACGTCTGGACGCAGAGCCAGGACCAGTACGCGCGTTACTGGTTTCCCTGCATCGACTACCCCGACGAGAAGCAGCCGACGTCGACGACGATCGTGGCGCCAAAAGGCATGTTCGCGCTCGGAAACGGCGAGATGGTGGAACGCCGTGACGAAGATGGTCACACAATCTTCCGCTATCGGCAGGACATACCGCACAGCACGTATCTCATGACGATGGTCGTGGGGCCGTTCGCCGAGGTGGCCAGCGGCAAGGCGGGGCGCAACGGCGTGCCGGTCTACTACTACGTGCTCCCGGGCCGCGAGAGCGATGGCGAGCGCTCGTTCGGCCCGACGCCTAAAATGTTGGAACTCTTCGAGCGGCGCATCGGAACGGCTTATCCCTACGCGCGCTACTCGCAGATCGCGGTCACCGACTTCATCTTCGGCGGGATGGAGAACACGACCGCGACGACGCAGACCGACCGAACCCTGCACGACGAGACCGCGCACATCGATTTCTCGAGCGATCCCCTGGTGTCGCACGAGCTCGCGCACCAATGGTTCGGCGACCTCTTGACGTGCCGCGATTGGGCGCACGCGTGGCTCAACGAGGGCTTCGCGACGTTCATGGAGGCCGTTTGGCGCGAGGCCGATCTCGGTTACGACGAGTACGTCTACGACATCTTCGAATGTCTCACCGCGTACCTGCGCGAGGATTCCGAGCGCTATCGGCGCCCGATCGTCTGCAACATGTTTCGCGATCCCATCGAGATCTTCGACCGCCACCTCTATCAAAAGAGCGCGGCGGTGCTGCACATGCTGCGCGGAGAGCTCGGCGACTCGCGCTTCTGGCGCGCCGTCGCTCAGTACGTGCGGGACAACGCGCAGCGCAACGTAGAGACGATCGACTTCGTGCGCGCTATCGAAGACGCGACGGGCCGAAACCTGCGTGGCTTCTTCAGTCAATGGATATACCGGGGAGGCCATCCCAAGCTCGAGGTGCGCGCGTCGTGGGACGCCGCGCGCCGGCTCGCCACGGTGACGATCGATCAGACCCAGACGATCGACGCCGAGCATCCGCCGTACGAGTTCGACGTCGAGATCGCGCTCGCGCCGGCGGAACGGGCTCAGGAGCGGCGCGTCCGCGCGCGCATCGAGCGCCAGCACGAGACGATCGCCGTACCGCTCGACTTCGAACCCAAGCTAGTGCGGTTCGATCCGGGCGCCTTCGTCTTGGCCGACGTCACGTACCAGCTCGGCGTCGATTTTGCTGCGACGGCGCTACGCGACGATCCGAACGTCGTCGCGCGCATCCGCGCTGCGCGCGAGCTGGCTCAGGACGGCGGCCGAGTCGCGCGCGAGGCGCTCGCGCGCTTCTTCGAGTCCGAGCCGTTTTGGGGCGCGCTCGCCGAAGCCGCTGCGGCGATCGGCGCCACGCGGGCGCCCTGGGTGCGCGCGATGTTGATCACCGCTCTGTCGCATCGCCATCCCAAGGTCGCGCGAGCCGCGGCGGAGGCCCTCGGAAACTTTCGCGACGCCGACGCCGCGAGCGCGCTCGTCGCGACCGCCGCGAATCACGCCTCCTACTTCGTGCGCAGCTCGGCGCTGATGGCACTCGGCAAGACGCGCGACCCGCGGGCGTTCGACGTGCTGCGATCGGCGGTGACGCAGCGCACGTGGAACGGCGCCGTCGAAAGCGGCGCCGTGCGCGGCCTGGCCGAGCTGTCCGATGCTCGCGCGCTTCCTATCGTGCTCGAGGCGCTACGTCCCGGGGAGAGCGACGGGCTGCGCCGGGCGGCCACCAGCGCGCTCGGACGGATCGGCGCGCTAGTGGAAGACGAGCGAACGCGCGTGGCCGACGAGCTCGAGCAACGGCTGGACGACGCGAGTTTTCCGGTAGCAGTGGAAGCGATCGCCACGGCAGAAAAGCTCGGCGACGCGCGCCTGCTTCCGGCACTCGATCGCCTCTCGACGCAGGCCTTCGACGGGCGTTTGCGGCGCGAGGCAATGGAAGCCGCCATTCGCATTCGAAAGGGCGCCAAGGTTCCGGCGCAAGTTACTGCCCTCCGTGATGACATCGATGAGTTACGTCAAGAGCAGCGTAGGCTTCAGGAGCAGATCTCGACGGCTGCGCGTCCGTAA
- a CDS encoding D-alanyl-D-alanine carboxypeptidase, translated as MTERVVEAAPPWTARDRDRLLSRLHGAFAPVIAGAAGWSLAVVSAEGTTVFDERAERAVAPASVLKLVVAASALDALGPAYRFHTMFAAHGNTGDDGRLTGDLWLIGSGDPSLVSGDLRNGIGVLARSGLRRVDGRVMIDATAMTGPELNAHWDRDDNGQDYAAPTSAVSLDGDTIESQETVDGVEQKVWTPMQNVAAYVGAQTRAMLATRGIASASAPGVGPAPLDTVVLWDHRSAPLQALESHMLFVSDNHYAEQLLRTIGGEVDGGADDAGGIEAERRYLERLGIPAPGLRLFDGSGLSPDDRIAAITVARLLADSEPALYLLLPQGGREGTLEDYDFTTALGRVRAKSGHLSDVSALAGFANTLHHGRVAFAFLIDGSPGDPDAAIVRAVDRLVEF; from the coding sequence TTGACGGAACGCGTCGTCGAGGCTGCGCCGCCATGGACGGCGCGCGATCGGGACCGATTGTTGAGCCGGCTGCACGGCGCCTTCGCGCCGGTGATCGCCGGCGCCGCGGGGTGGAGTCTCGCTGTCGTTTCGGCCGAGGGAACGACGGTGTTCGATGAGCGCGCGGAGCGAGCCGTCGCGCCGGCGTCGGTGCTGAAGCTCGTCGTGGCGGCGAGCGCGCTGGATGCGCTCGGCCCCGCGTACCGTTTTCACACGATGTTCGCGGCGCACGGCAACACCGGTGACGACGGCCGCCTCACGGGTGACCTCTGGCTCATCGGATCGGGCGACCCCTCGTTGGTCTCAGGCGATCTGCGCAACGGCATCGGCGTCCTCGCGCGCTCCGGGCTCCGCCGCGTCGACGGCCGCGTGATGATCGACGCCACGGCGATGACGGGGCCGGAGCTCAATGCGCATTGGGATCGCGACGACAACGGACAGGATTACGCCGCGCCGACCAGCGCCGTCTCGCTCGACGGCGACACGATCGAATCGCAAGAGACCGTGGACGGCGTGGAACAGAAGGTGTGGACGCCCATGCAGAACGTCGCGGCCTACGTGGGCGCGCAGACCAGGGCCATGCTCGCGACGCGCGGCATCGCGAGCGCCTCGGCGCCCGGCGTCGGTCCCGCTCCGCTCGACACAGTCGTGCTATGGGATCACCGCTCGGCGCCGCTGCAGGCTCTCGAGTCGCACATGTTGTTCGTTTCAGACAATCACTACGCCGAGCAGTTGCTGCGCACGATCGGCGGCGAGGTTGACGGCGGCGCCGACGATGCCGGCGGCATCGAGGCCGAGCGGCGCTACTTGGAGCGTCTCGGCATTCCGGCGCCCGGGCTTCGGCTCTTCGACGGCAGCGGTCTGTCGCCGGACGATCGCATTGCGGCGATCACCGTGGCGCGTCTGCTCGCCGACAGTGAGCCGGCGCTCTACCTGCTCTTGCCGCAGGGCGGCCGCGAGGGCACGCTAGAGGACTACGATTTCACGACCGCGCTCGGACGCGTGCGCGCGAAGAGCGGGCACCTCTCCGACGTCTCCGCGCTCGCCGGCTTTGCGAACACGCTGCATCACGGCCGCGTCGCGTTTGCTTTCCTCATCGACGGATCGCCGGGCGATCCGGACGCGGCGATCGTTCGCGCCGTCGATCGCCTGGTGGAGTTTTAA
- a CDS encoding SDR family oxidoreductase: MTGAAGGLAAGIAPALARDGFGRVAITYRATPPGATLAAIEGAGVDAAAIRVDFLDDAGTVEAALERGVAAHGPFDTLVHAVGPLVVKRFANASLEDYRNALDGNLRSAVLAARATLPAMREARFGRVIFFGMLGSSQTRPFRGFSLYQSAKSALVAFARCLAVEEAPHGITINVVSPGDIREKTLDRARALERAARNPRGRAGSYEDVADVVRFLIAPQRDFITGQVIEVTGGLQTAAE; this comes from the coding sequence GTGACGGGAGCCGCCGGCGGTCTCGCCGCGGGGATCGCTCCCGCGCTTGCGCGCGACGGATTCGGTCGAGTCGCCATCACCTACCGCGCGACGCCGCCCGGCGCGACGCTGGCCGCAATCGAGGGCGCGGGCGTCGATGCGGCCGCGATTCGCGTCGATTTCTTGGACGATGCGGGCACAGTGGAGGCCGCGCTCGAGCGCGGGGTCGCCGCGCACGGTCCGTTCGATACCCTCGTGCATGCGGTTGGACCACTCGTCGTCAAACGCTTCGCGAACGCGTCGCTCGAAGATTATCGAAACGCCCTGGACGGTAATCTGCGCAGCGCTGTACTGGCCGCGCGCGCGACGTTGCCGGCGATGCGCGAGGCCCGCTTCGGACGCGTGATCTTCTTCGGGATGCTCGGCTCCAGTCAAACGCGTCCCTTCCGCGGCTTCTCGCTGTACCAGTCGGCGAAGAGCGCGCTCGTTGCGTTTGCGCGCTGCCTCGCCGTCGAGGAGGCTCCCCATGGCATCACCATCAACGTCGTTTCGCCCGGCGACATTCGCGAGAAGACCCTCGACCGGGCACGGGCTCTCGAGCGCGCAGCGCGCAATCCGCGCGGCCGAGCCGGTAGTTATGAAGATGTGGCCGACGTCGTGCGCTTTCTGATCGCCCCACAGCGCGATTTCATCACCGGGCAAGTGATCGAGGTGACCGGAGGCCTGCAAACCGCCGCGGAATAG
- a CDS encoding NAD-dependent malic enzyme, which produces MPNEPGAFGVLANAVGDAGGTIGAVDMHSVAKGRVVRDVTIGVASEAAANDLRRAVEAIDGARIIFANDSTFLAHVGGKLRVDSKIAVKNRQDLSTVYTPGVARVSMAIAADPSKAFQLTVKRNTVAVVTDGTAVLGLGDIGPLGALPVMEGKAMLFKQFADIDAFPICLDTKDVDEIVETVVRIAPVFGGINLEDVSAPRCFEIEDRLIDALDIPVMHDDQHGTAVVILAALINAARVVRKPLSELQVVVSGSGAAGTATIKMLLGAGVKDVIPVDRSGALNRTDHYENPHWRWLAEHTNRENRRGSLRDVLEGADVFIGVSAPGILQPEHIARMARDPIVFAMANPTPEIMPDVAAPVAAVIATGRSDFPNQVNNLLAFPGIFRGALDVRARRITDRMKLAAAYAIAEIVAESELSAEYVIPSVFDPRVVEAVAKGVAAAAVEDGVARRIPTKDQIEDLSANV; this is translated from the coding sequence ATGCCGAACGAGCCGGGCGCCTTCGGCGTCCTCGCCAACGCGGTCGGCGACGCCGGCGGGACGATTGGGGCCGTCGACATGCATTCGGTCGCAAAGGGCCGCGTGGTGCGCGACGTGACGATCGGCGTCGCGTCGGAGGCCGCCGCCAACGATCTCCGCCGCGCCGTCGAGGCGATCGACGGCGCTCGCATCATCTTCGCGAACGACTCGACCTTCCTCGCGCACGTCGGCGGCAAGCTCCGCGTGGATTCGAAGATCGCGGTGAAGAACCGGCAGGACCTCTCGACGGTCTACACACCGGGCGTGGCGCGCGTGTCGATGGCGATCGCGGCGGATCCGAGCAAGGCGTTTCAGCTAACCGTCAAGCGCAACACCGTCGCCGTCGTTACCGACGGCACGGCCGTGCTTGGCCTCGGCGACATCGGGCCGCTGGGCGCGCTGCCGGTGATGGAGGGCAAGGCGATGCTCTTCAAGCAGTTCGCTGACATCGACGCGTTTCCGATCTGCCTCGACACCAAGGACGTCGACGAGATCGTCGAGACCGTCGTGCGCATCGCGCCGGTCTTCGGCGGCATCAACCTGGAAGACGTGAGCGCGCCGCGCTGCTTCGAGATCGAAGACCGTCTGATCGACGCGCTCGACATTCCCGTGATGCACGACGATCAGCACGGCACGGCCGTCGTCATACTGGCGGCGCTGATTAATGCCGCCCGCGTCGTGCGCAAACCGTTGTCGGAGCTGCAGGTCGTCGTGTCGGGCAGCGGCGCGGCGGGGACCGCGACGATCAAAATGCTGCTCGGCGCGGGCGTCAAGGACGTGATCCCGGTCGACCGTTCAGGTGCGCTGAACCGCACCGACCACTACGAGAATCCCCACTGGCGGTGGCTCGCGGAGCACACCAATCGCGAAAACCGCCGTGGATCCCTGCGGGACGTGCTCGAGGGCGCGGACGTGTTCATCGGCGTCTCCGCGCCGGGGATCCTGCAGCCCGAGCACATCGCGCGGATGGCGCGCGATCCGATCGTGTTCGCGATGGCCAACCCGACGCCGGAGATCATGCCCGACGTTGCGGCGCCGGTCGCGGCCGTCATCGCGACCGGCCGCTCGGACTTCCCGAATCAGGTGAACAACCTGCTCGCCTTTCCAGGCATCTTCCGCGGTGCGCTCGACGTGCGCGCGCGGCGCATCACGGATCGCATGAAGCTCGCGGCGGCGTACGCGATCGCAGAGATCGTCGCGGAATCGGAGCTCAGCGCGGAGTACGTGATTCCCAGCGTATTCGATCCTCGCGTCGTCGAGGCAGTGGCCAAGGGCGTCGCGGCGGCGGCCGTGGAGGACGGCGTCGCTCGTCGCATCCCGACAAAAGACCAGATAGAGGATCTCAGCGCAAACGTCTGA
- a CDS encoding metallopeptidase TldD-related protein: MFDEQLLGQLIRRALRRGGDFADVFCERRRTLSYRLQDGRIHDASYGVTLGVGIRVVVGESAGYAYSDDLSDGALMQTADAASLIARSAPAAQAGSSELRAESVASLYHRDDAESVNPERYVALLDRADATARRCDRRVVAVNAQLVDDVQEVWIATSEGRFVFDRRPLVTFGVQVVASDKKERGSGYVGDGGRTSIAYFDRETPEALASEAARIATVNLVASPAPAGEMEMIVGAGGGGVLLHEAVGHGLESDFNRRGTSLYSGRVGERVASDLVTIFDDGNLEEERGSLNVDDEGVPGQHKVLVENGVLRGYMQDRLNARLMGVESTGSGRRQSFRFSPQPRMCNTYMPNGDSSFEEILTSTRRGIYAKSFAGGQVEISKGDFVFMVGEGYLVENGRITAPVRNATIVGNGPDAMRKVVAVGNDSRLARRHYTCGKGGQYVPVGVGMPTVKISSITVGGTQHG, encoded by the coding sequence ATGTTCGATGAACAGCTGCTCGGACAACTAATCCGCCGCGCGCTCCGGCGCGGCGGCGACTTTGCCGACGTTTTCTGCGAACGGCGTCGCACGCTGTCGTACCGGTTGCAGGACGGCCGAATTCACGACGCTTCTTACGGCGTGACGCTCGGCGTGGGCATACGCGTCGTCGTTGGGGAGTCCGCGGGCTACGCCTACTCCGACGACCTGAGCGACGGCGCGCTGATGCAGACGGCCGACGCGGCGTCGCTGATCGCGCGCAGCGCCCCGGCGGCGCAGGCGGGCAGCAGCGAGCTGCGCGCAGAGAGCGTCGCATCGCTCTACCATCGTGACGATGCCGAGTCCGTGAATCCGGAGCGCTACGTCGCGCTGCTCGACCGCGCCGACGCGACGGCGCGGCGCTGCGACCGGAGGGTTGTCGCCGTGAACGCGCAGCTGGTCGACGACGTGCAGGAGGTCTGGATCGCGACGAGCGAGGGGCGCTTCGTGTTCGACCGGAGGCCGCTCGTGACGTTTGGCGTCCAGGTCGTGGCGAGCGACAAGAAGGAGCGCGGCTCTGGATACGTCGGCGACGGCGGACGAACGTCTATCGCCTATTTCGATCGCGAGACGCCGGAGGCGCTCGCGTCCGAGGCGGCGCGCATCGCGACGGTCAACCTGGTGGCGTCGCCGGCGCCCGCGGGCGAGATGGAGATGATCGTCGGAGCGGGCGGCGGCGGGGTGCTCTTGCATGAGGCCGTCGGGCACGGCCTCGAGAGCGACTTCAACCGGCGCGGCACGTCGCTGTACAGCGGGCGAGTCGGCGAGCGGGTCGCGAGCGACCTCGTCACGATCTTCGACGACGGGAACCTCGAGGAGGAGCGCGGCAGCCTAAACGTCGACGACGAAGGCGTGCCCGGACAACACAAGGTGCTCGTCGAGAACGGCGTGCTGCGCGGATATATGCAAGACCGGCTCAACGCGCGCTTGATGGGCGTGGAATCCACCGGCAGCGGGCGGCGGCAGTCGTTCCGATTCTCGCCGCAGCCGCGGATGTGCAACACGTACATGCCCAACGGCGACTCTAGCTTCGAAGAGATCCTGACGTCGACGCGCCGCGGAATCTATGCGAAGTCCTTCGCCGGCGGACAAGTCGAGATCAGCAAGGGCGACTTCGTGTTCATGGTCGGCGAGGGATACTTGGTGGAAAACGGGAGGATCACGGCGCCGGTGCGCAACGCGACGATCGTCGGAAACGGACCGGATGCCATGCGCAAGGTCGTGGCGGTCGGCAACGACAGCCGCCTGGCGCGCCGGCATTACACGTGCGGGAAGGGCGGCCAATACGTGCCGGTCGGCGTCGGCATGCCGACGGTCAAGATCTCGTCCATCACGGTCGGCGGCACGCAGCATGGATGA
- a CDS encoding TldD/PmbA family protein produces the protein MDEAAAIALAQQALDTARKCGAESAEAAVSIARRLHVEAREDAVARLEGSTGKGLLLRVFRDGRKATLSTSDFSPEGMAEAVRRAVAHTELVAADEYAGLPDRVGTDGENLSLCDPAIAERDSLEKIDEALRLERLIREADARVVNSSGSHYTDAVAVTALANTNGFGAGYAWTRVGRSTGPVALDGGVKRIAHYGTAARYQRDLEGLEAVASTAVRRAVDLFGARKPPTMGVPVIFERDVAASILDDVFAAVSSANVAVANSWLTGRVGNKIGSDLVSVVDDGRLIAGLGSSPFDGEGVPTRRTPVFERGVLQTFLYDTYYARKLGAASTGNSTGGGVGPSNFYLEPGSMTLAEMIAATPLGVLVVDTIGFATEHASGTYSRGARGFFIEGGEIAYPIDEFTVAGQYAEMLAGIDAVANDLRFDGAVVSPSFRVAEMTVSGN, from the coding sequence ATGGATGAAGCGGCGGCGATCGCGCTGGCGCAGCAGGCTCTTGATACCGCGCGCAAGTGTGGCGCGGAGAGCGCCGAAGCAGCGGTCTCGATCGCGCGGCGCCTGCACGTCGAGGCTCGCGAGGACGCCGTGGCGCGCTTGGAGGGCTCTACCGGAAAGGGACTGCTGCTGCGCGTCTTCCGCGACGGACGCAAGGCGACGCTCTCGACCTCCGACTTCTCTCCCGAGGGGATGGCCGAGGCGGTGCGCCGCGCCGTGGCGCACACGGAGCTGGTCGCAGCCGACGAGTATGCGGGGCTGCCGGATCGCGTCGGGACCGACGGCGAGAATTTGAGCCTGTGCGACCCGGCGATCGCGGAGCGCGACAGCCTAGAGAAGATCGACGAGGCGCTGCGGCTCGAGCGCCTCATCCGCGAGGCCGACGCACGCGTCGTCAACTCCAGCGGCTCGCACTACACGGATGCGGTCGCGGTCACGGCCCTCGCGAACACGAACGGCTTCGGGGCCGGATACGCGTGGACTCGCGTCGGCCGATCCACCGGACCCGTCGCCTTGGATGGCGGGGTCAAGCGCATCGCGCACTACGGCACCGCGGCTCGCTACCAGCGTGACCTCGAGGGGCTCGAGGCGGTCGCGAGCACGGCCGTCCGCCGCGCCGTCGACCTCTTCGGCGCGCGCAAGCCGCCGACGATGGGCGTTCCGGTCATCTTCGAGCGCGACGTCGCGGCGTCGATCCTTGACGACGTCTTCGCAGCCGTCTCGAGCGCGAACGTCGCCGTGGCCAACTCCTGGCTCACCGGCCGGGTCGGGAACAAGATCGGCAGCGACCTCGTGTCGGTGGTCGACGACGGCCGCCTAATCGCGGGCCTCGGGAGCTCCCCGTTCGACGGCGAGGGCGTCCCGACGCGGCGCACGCCGGTCTTCGAACGCGGCGTCCTGCAGACGTTCCTGTACGACACCTACTATGCGCGCAAGCTCGGCGCGGCGAGCACCGGCAACTCGACCGGCGGCGGCGTGGGTCCGAGCAACTTCTATCTGGAGCCGGGCTCGATGACGCTCGCGGAGATGATCGCCGCGACACCGCTCGGCGTGCTCGTGGTCGACACGATCGGCTTTGCGACCGAGCACGCCTCCGGCACGTATAGCCGCGGCGCACGCGGTTTTTTCATCGAGGGCGGCGAAATCGCGTATCCGATCGATGAGTTTACCGTCGCGGGACAGTACGCGGAAATGCTGGCCGGCATCGACGCCGTCGCGAACGACTTGCGTTTCGACGGTGCCGTCGTCTCGCCGTCGTTTCGCGTCGCCGAGATGACGGTCAGCGGAAACTAA